CGCGTCGAACTCGGGCGTCAACGGCTCGATCGTCGGCACGGCGCTGTGGGCGCAGCAGCATGGTCACGCGGTGATCGCGGTCACCAGCCTGGAGCACACCACGCGCGTGCAGCCGAAGCACCCAAGTGGAAAGCGGCTCAGCGAGATCGCCGACGTCGTCATCGACAACCTCGCCCCCTACGGCGACGCGACCCTGGAGGTCGCGGACGGCATCGCCGCCGGCGCGATCTCCTCGATCACCGCAGCGTTCATCGCGCAGCTGCTGACGCTCGGCGTCGCGCGCACGATCAGCGATCGCGGTGACACGCCCCCGATGTACATCTCCGCCAACATCCCCGGCGGCGATGAGCACAACTCCGTCCTTGAGGACCGCTACGCGGGCCGCATCCGACGGGGAGCTTGACTTCCGAGCTCATCCTGGGTCCCTGAGTTCGTCGAAGGGCCCGCAACCCAAACACCGATCACATCACAACGGAAGGTATGAAGATGGAACTCAATGAAGCATCCATCAGCCGTCGCAACCTGCTGCGAGGTGCGGCGACGGCTGCACTGCTGCTGCCGTTCGGCGCCACCCTCGCCTCGTGCGCTGCACCCGGAGGCGGCAGCGGCGACGGCGACAAGAAGCCGGCCGGCGACAAGACGACGGCCGACAACCCGTTCGGCGTCGCGGCGAACTCGAAGGTCGACGCCGTCATCTTCGACGGCGGCTACGGCATCGACTACGTCGAGAACTCGGCGAAGATCATGGAGGGCAACAAGAACCTCGACGGCGTGACCGTCAAGGTCGCATCGTCCACCAAGATCGCCCAGGAGCTGCAGCCCCGGTTCGTCGGCGGCAACCCGCCGGACCTGATCGACAACTCGGGCGCCAACTCGATCGGGTGGAACACCATCCTCGACCAGCTCGAGGAGCTCGACGACGTGCTCGACTCGGACAGCCTGGAGGGCACCAAGATCAGCGACACGCTGTTCGGCGGGGTCAAGGCCCCGGGCACCTTCGACGGCAGGTTCGTGGCACTGAACTACGTCATGACGGTGTACGGCATCTGGTACTCCTCCAGCCTGTTCGAGGAGAACGGCTGGACCGTCCCGACCTCGTGGCAGGATCTGAAGGCTCTCGGCGCCGCCGCAAAGGAGAAGGGCAAGTACCTCTTCCTCTGGGGCAAGGAGGCGGCGACCTATTACAACACCATGGTCGTGGACTCCGCCGTCATCCAGGCCGGCGACGACTTCCGCATCCCGTTCGAGAATCTCGACCCGAAGGCCTGGTCGCACCCCGCGATCCAGAGCATCCTCGAGATCCTGCACGATCTGATCGCCTCGGGCTATGTCAAGCCCGGCGGTGGCGGCACGCAGTTCACCCAGGCTCAGGCGCAGTGGAGCCTGGACCAGGATGCGCTGCTGTACCCCTCGGGCTCGTGGATCGAGAACGAGATGAAGAAGACCACCGCCGACAACTTCAAGATGAAGGGCTTCGCGGAGCTTCCCTCGACGGCAACCAGACCACACCGAAGGGCACCATGCGCGCCGAGGCCGGCGAGCCGTTCATCGTCCCCAAGAAGGCGAAGAACCCGGCCGGCGGCAAGGAGCTGCTGCGCACGATGCTCTCGCAGGAGTCGGCAACCGCGTTCGCCAAGAACAAGCTGGCGCCGACGATCGTCAAGGGCACGGTTCCCGCCGACGGCTTCGGCTCCACGGCGCTGGTTTCGCAGTCCGAGATGCTGGAGGCCGCTGGTGAGAACGTCTTCACCATCAAGTCGACCAACCTGTACGGAATGAACTCCGATCAGCTGCCGATCTGGAACTCGTTCCTGGACGGCAAGATGACGGTCGCTGAGATCACCAAGCAGCTCCAGGCCATCGTCGACAAGGTCCGCGAGGACAGCTCCATCAAGAAGATCGAGATCAAGTGAGCTACTCCACCGTCAGCGGTGGACCGGGGTTGGAGACGGCCGCGGTCACCGCAGCTGGGGCGGGTCGGCGCAAGCCGGCCCGCTTCGGGCGGCGCCAGCTGACTTTCGACTACGTCTCGTTCCTGCTGGTGTTCCTGGGCCTGCCTCTGGCGATCTTCCTGATCTTCGTGATCTCGCCGTTCCTGCAGGCCCTGTACTACGGCATGACCAACTGGACCGGCTTCTCGGACACGATGGACTTCGTCGGCATCGCCAACTTCGTCCATCTGTTCAATGACCCGACCTTCTTGCGCGCGATGCTCAACAACGTCGTGCTGGCCATCTTCGTCCCGCTGATCACGATCGTGATCGCGATGATCTTCGCCAGCATGATCACCGTCGGCGGACCGAGCCAGGGCCAGGTGCGCGGGCTGAAGGGCTCGAGCTTCTACCGCGTCATCTCATTCTTCCCGTACGTGATCCCCGCGATCGTGATCGCGATCCTGTGGAACATGATCTACACACCCAACGGCCTGCTCAACGGCATCCTGGGCGTGTTCGGCATCGACACGAACCAGTTCGCCTGGCTGGGAGACGAGCGCACCGCCATGGGCGCGACGATCTTCGTGATCGTGTGGAGCATGGTCGGCTTCTACATGATCCTGTTCATCGCCGCCATCAAGGGGATCCCCGCCGAGACCCTCGAGGCCGCCCGCATCGACGGAGCCGGCCGCTTCCGCACCGTCATATCGATCCTGCTGCCGCAGATCCGTGACAACGTGCAGACCGCCTACATCTACCTCGGCATCATGGCATTGGACGCGTTCGTCTACATGATCGGCCTGAACTCCACCGGCGGCCCGGGCAACAGCACGCTGGTGATGAGCCAGTACCTGTTCCGCACGGCCTTCGAGAAGGGCCAGTTCGGGCTGGCCACCGCGATGGGCGTGGTCCTCGCCGTCGTCACACTGCTGTTCGCCGCGCTGGTCATCGGCGTGTTCCGCCTGATCGGCGGCAAGGATGAAGGAGGACGCGCATGAGCACCGAGACGCGCGCCGCGATCACCATCGATCGCGGGCAGAAGCCCCAGCGTCCGACACGCGCCGTCAAGTCCACCACGGGCGACAAGGCGGTCAGCGGCGTCTCCCATGCGGTGATGGGGATCTGGTCGCTGGTCGTGATCCTGCCGATGCTGTGGACACTGATCGGCTCGTTCAAGACGACCAGGAGATCTTCGCCTCGCCGTTCGGCCTGCCCGCGGAGTGGAACTTCGACAACTACATCAGCGCCTGGGTGGACAACGCCTTCGGCCGGATGTTCCTGAACACCGTGATCGTCGTGGGCGTATCGCTCGTGCTGGTGATGGTGCTCGGGGCGATGTGCGCCTATGTGCTGGCCCGATTCTCCGTTCCCGGCGGCAAGGTGATCTACTACCTGATGCTCGCAGGACTCACCTTCCCGGTGTTCCTCGCCATCGTGCCCCTGTTCTTCATCCTGCAGAACATGGGGCTGCTGAACACCCTGCCGGGTCTGATCATCACCTACGTCGCGTTCGCGCTGCCGTTCACGGTGTTCTTCCTGTTCTCGTTCTTCAAGTCGCTGCCGTACGAGATCCAGGAGGCCGCCTACGTGGATGGCGCCAGCGAGTGGCGCACCTTCTTCCAGGTGATGCTGCCGATGGCCAAGCCCGGCATGGCGGCAGTGGCGATCATGAACTTCCTGGGCCTGTGGAACCAGTTCCTGCTGCCGATCTCGCTGAACACCGACAAGGACAACTACGTGCTGTCCCAGGGCATGGCCTCGTACGCCTCCTCAGCGGGCTATGCACTGGACTTCGGCCAGATGTTCGCCGCCGTGATGATCACGATCATCCCGGTGCTGATCGTCTACATCCTGTTCCAGCGTCAGCTGCAGGGGTCGGTCTCTCAGGGCACTTCGAAGTAGCATCCGCTTGCCCGCCCACGCGCCCCTCCCGGCCCCGGCCGAGGAGGGGTGCGTGGCGTTGAGCCTCGTGCCGATGGGCGAATTCGCATCCGCTCCGACATGACCTACTCTCGTCCCATGACCCTGCGTGCGCTCCCCGGCTCCGCCGCATGGCGCTCGTGATCGTGGGCGCGGCTGCGGTCGCGCTCACCGTGGCCCTCGGCGTCTCCCGGCCCTGGATGCCACCGGCCGAGACCGCCCCTGTCGCCGCCGCGCAGAATGATATCTCCCCCGCTCCGCTGACGCTGCCCGAGCATCCGAGAGTGCTGGTCTTCGGCGATTCGTGGACGTACGGCTCGGCGGCCACGCCGCGAACTGAGGGATATGCATACCTTCTCGCCGACCTTCTCGACGGCGAGACCGTCGTGGACGGAGTGCGGGGCAGCGGCTACCAGAAGCCCGGCATCGACGGCCCCGACTACGGCACGCGGATCCGCAGTCTGGACGCCGCGATCGCTCCCGACCTGATCATCGTCCAGGGCTCCATCAACGACCGGCGGGAGGACGCAGCGCCATTCCCCGCGGCGGTGGACACCGCCTGGGACGCGCTGACGTCGACCTTCCCCGATGTGCCGATCGTCGTGCTCGGACCGGCGCCGCACGAGCTGCCGGTCGGGGCCGGCACCGCGCGGATCGATCGCGACCTGGCGCGTCTGGCCGCCGAGCGCCTGTGGTGGTACATCTCCCCCGTGCAGGATCGCTGGATCACCGCGGCGAACTACCTCGATGTGATCGATGTGGACGCCGGGCGCAAGCATCCATCCAACGCCGGCCACGAATACCTCGCCGAGAAGGTCTATCAGGCCCTGGAGGGGTTCATGTCCGCACCGGTCACCGCGGCGGACGGGACGGCGCAGCAGCCGGCGAAGTAGCATCCGCC
Above is a window of Microbacterium suwonense DNA encoding:
- a CDS encoding carbohydrate ABC transporter permease; the encoded protein is METAAVTAAGAGRRKPARFGRRQLTFDYVSFLLVFLGLPLAIFLIFVISPFLQALYYGMTNWTGFSDTMDFVGIANFVHLFNDPTFLRAMLNNVVLAIFVPLITIVIAMIFASMITVGGPSQGQVRGLKGSSFYRVISFFPYVIPAIVIAILWNMIYTPNGLLNGILGVFGIDTNQFAWLGDERTAMGATIFVIVWSMVGFYMILFIAAIKGIPAETLEAARIDGAGRFRTVISILLPQIRDNVQTAYIYLGIMALDAFVYMIGLNSTGGPGNSTLVMSQYLFRTAFEKGQFGLATAMGVVLAVVTLLFAALVIGVFRLIGGKDEGGRA
- a CDS encoding extracellular solute-binding protein gives rise to the protein MELNEASISRRNLLRGAATAALLLPFGATLASCAAPGGGSGDGDKKPAGDKTTADNPFGVAANSKVDAVIFDGGYGIDYVENSAKIMEGNKNLDGVTVKVASSTKIAQELQPRFVGGNPPDLIDNSGANSIGWNTILDQLEELDDVLDSDSLEGTKISDTLFGGVKAPGTFDGRFVALNYVMTVYGIWYSSSLFEENGWTVPTSWQDLKALGAAAKEKGKYLFLWGKEAATYYNTMVVDSAVIQAGDDFRIPFENLDPKAWSHPAIQSILEILHDLIASGYVKPGGGGTQFTQAQAQWSLDQDALLYPSGSWIENEMKKTTADNFKMKGFAELPSTATRPHRRAPCAPRPASRSSSPRRRRTRPAARSCCARCSRRSRQPRSPRTSWRRRSSRARFPPTASAPRRWFRSPRCWRPLVRTSSPSSRPTCTE
- a CDS encoding SIS domain-containing protein, producing the protein MTATASALLHEATARLDRLAAGAEAGALDPAIAHMVDALDRGGVIQAFGTGHSEAFAMEIAGRAGGLIPTNRFALRDIVLHGDRAVDVLTGSLEREPWVVDELMATVPVGEADVFLIASNSGVNGSIVGTALWAQQHGHAVIAVTSLEHTTRVQPKHPSGKRLSEIADVVIDNLAPYGDATLEVADGIAAGAISSITAAFIAQLLTLGVARTISDRGDTPPMYISANIPGGDEHNSVLEDRYAGRIRRGA
- a CDS encoding SGNH/GDSL hydrolase family protein, which encodes MALVIVGAAAVALTVALGVSRPWMPPAETAPVAAAQNDISPAPLTLPEHPRVLVFGDSWTYGSAATPRTEGYAYLLADLLDGETVVDGVRGSGYQKPGIDGPDYGTRIRSLDAAIAPDLIIVQGSINDRREDAAPFPAAVDTAWDALTSTFPDVPIVVLGPAPHELPVGAGTARIDRDLARLAAERLWWYISPVQDRWITAANYLDVIDVDAGRKHPSNAGHEYLAEKVYQALEGFMSAPVTAADGTAQQPAK